Below is a window of Flavobacterium sp. CFS9 DNA.
TTGGTTTATACTTGTCATTAAAACTTGCGATGATACGATCGCCGAATTCCTGAAAATGATGTTCAAGCAGATTGTCCAAGTATCCGTAAATAGTTATTTTGTCCTCTCCAATCACCTGTACGATCCGCGTCAGCCTCTCATGAAAATCGGGCCGTATGTAGACAGTCTTGCCATTGCGGGCATTGGTCTCGGGTCTTCTGAAAAAGATAGCCTCATAATCGCAGTGGTCCTTTTTTTTCTTGTCGCGCCCAATCGCGCCTGGCTTTTCTGTCGGGGCGACTGCCTCTCCAATCTTTTTATCCTCCAGCCGTATTCCATCTTTCTTAACCCCATCGGCCATAAGGCTCATCATCAGCTCTTCATTGATTTCATTGCTGTCCCTTTCGATATTTTCTTTTCCCATCTCCTCAAGAATTTACTACTTCCAAAAATTCTGTAATAAACTGGTCCATTCGGCATGCCTTCATTAACCGCTCGTCCGCAGGCAGTAAAGTGGAACGGAAAACCGTCTTGGCTGCAGCCTCACTTTCCTTTCGGAACCTGGTGCTGTTCATGACCTGCGTGCGCATAACTTTCAATCCCAGTTCGCCGATAAGCTTGCTGTACAAGTCGTAAAGAGGAGAACGTTCACGGCCGTCTACCTGATTCCAAAACAGAATTATGCTTTTAATCGACGTGCTTCCTTTCTTCATTACAACATCCTTCATCAGCTGCGTAAATACCAGCGAGCTCTCCATTACCACACGATCGGCAGTGATCGGGGTGAAAATATGA
It encodes the following:
- a CDS encoding DUF3408 domain-containing protein: MGKENIERDSNEINEELMMSLMADGVKKDGIRLEDKKIGEAVAPTEKPGAIGRDKKKKDHCDYEAIFFRRPETNARNGKTVYIRPDFHERLTRIVQVIGEDKITIYGYLDNLLEHHFQEFGDRIIASFNDKYKPIM